Proteins encoded together in one Triticum dicoccoides isolate Atlit2015 ecotype Zavitan chromosome 7B, WEW_v2.0, whole genome shotgun sequence window:
- the LOC119340665 gene encoding UPF0481 protein At3g47200-like has protein sequence MNLTGIKIQEMVRNTRERLEADFSKLGTKIHRFPRGLRGVNERYIVPSFVSLGPYHHGSPHLRETEELKHAAAHYLCEKSGRSVEEVYGKILSIGTEARSCYADGAMAKFTDAEFAVMMFLDGCYLLHYMDMDYQYALLYNRMTLSTGPCMLRDMFLLENQLPWLILEALTDFFMPYPAYYIVIGLAKNFDITPQYLSDSDSNGARVSVDELKIYRPPHLLGLLRYHLIGDMTGKDHTHSLTCSSLASSATELAEIGIKLTANSKTWFADMSMQRDPILCGQLSLAPLFINDANACWLVNMAAYEACVSSTTPADGFVISSYISILAMLVDKKEDVHELRTKHLVNSFFSTHELLVFFKDLARHMRLGYRYFVITEKIEMFKRERPVRIAVHRFVYNNFKTIITVLSVAGVLAGIFRTLMSLKQHQP, from the coding sequence GAGAGACTGGAGGCCGATTTCTCCAAGCTTGGAACCAAGATCCACAGGTTCCCACGAGGCTTACGAGGGGTCAACGAGCGCTACATCGTCCCGAGCTTCGTGTCCCTCGGCCCGTACCATCATGGCTCACCGCACCTGCGGGAGACAGAGGAGTTGAAGCACGCGGCAGCCCACTACTTGTGCGAGAAGTCAGGCCGCTCAGTTGAGGAGGTCTACGGCAAGATCCTCTCCATCGGCACTGAAGCCCGCAGCTGCTACGCCGATGGTGCAATGGCGAAGTTCACGGACGCTGAATTTGCGGTAATGATGTTCCTCGATGGTTGCTATCTGCTGCACTATATGGACATGGATTACCAGTATGCTTTATTGTACAATCGGATGACCCTGTCCACGGGACCTTGCATGCTAAGAGATATGTTCCTGCTTGAGAATCAGCTTCCTTGGTTGATTCTAGAGGCTCTTACGGACTTTTTTATGCCATATCCTGCATACTACATTGTTATTGGTTTGGCGAAAAATTTTGATATCACCCCACAATATTTATCAGATTCAGATTCAAATGGTGCAAGGGTTTCTGTTGACGAACTCAAGATATACAGGCCGCCACATCTCCTTGGGCTCCTCCGGTACCATCTGATTGGTGATATGACTGGAAAAGATCATACTCACAGTCTCACTTGCTCCTCACTAGCCAGCAGTGCGACTGAGCTCGCGGAAATCGGCATCAAGCTGACCGCCAACAGCAAGACATGGTTTGCAGACATGAGCATGCAAAGAGACCCTATCTTGTGCGGCCAGCTCTCACTGGCACCATTGTTTATAAATGATGCCAATGCATGCTGGCTCGTCAACATGGCAGCTTATGAGGCCTGCGTGTCCAGCACAACTCCAGCAGATGGCTTCGTCATCAGCTCATACATCTCCATACTGGCAATGCTCGTGGACAAGAAAGAGGACGTGCACGAGCTGCGGACGAAGCACCTCGTTAACAGCTTCTTCAGCACCCATGAGCTGCTCGTTTTCTTCAAGGACCTTGCTCGCCACATGCGCCTCGGCTACCGCTACTTTGTCATCACGGAGAAGATTGAGATGTTCAAGCGTGAAAGGCCTGTGAGGATCGCCGTGCATAGGTTCGTATACAACAACTTCAAGACGATCATCACTGTGCTCTCTGTTGCTGGTGTGCTCGCAGGTATCTTCAGAACCTTGATGAGTCTCAAGCAGCATCAGCCGTAG